Proteins co-encoded in one Saccharomyces mikatae IFO 1815 strain IFO1815 genome assembly, chromosome: 14 genomic window:
- the KEX2 gene encoding kexin KEX2 (similar to Saccharomyces cerevisiae KEX2 (YNL238W); ancestral locus Anc_2.6), whose protein sequence is MKVRKYIILCLWWALSTHIFVLSQQIPLKDHTLRQYFAVESNETLSRLEEMHPNWQYEHDVRGLPNHYVFSKKLLQLGKRSSLKEIQYSYNDHILSVHDLSPRNDLFKRLPVPAPPTDSSLLPVKEAEDKLSINDPLFERQWHLVNPSFPGSDINVLDVWYNNITGAGVVAAIVDDGLDYENEDLKDNFCAEGSWDFNDNTNLPKPRLLDDYHGTRCAGEIAAKKGNNFCGIGVGYNAKISGIRILSGELTTEDEAASLIYGLDTNDIYSCSWGPADDGRHLQGPSDLVKKALVKGVTEGRDSKGAIYVFASGNGGAHGDNCNYDGYTNSIYSITIGAIDHKDLHPPYSEGCSAVMAVTYSSGSGEYIHSSDINGRCSNSHGGTSAAAPLAAGVYTLLLEANPSLTWRDVQYLSILSAVALEKNTDGDWKDSAMGKKYSHRYGFGKIDAYKLIEMAKTWENVNPQTWFYLPTSYVSQSTNSTDEILESVINISEKSLKGANFKRIEHVTVTVDIDTKIRGTTTIDLISPAGIVSNLGVVRPRDLSSDGFRDWTFMSVAHWGESGVGDWKIKVRTTENGNSIDFHSWRLKFFGESIDPSKTESFVFGNDKEEAEPTNSEGAVLQPFTSTTSVSDSMTSISSTSPGVRSSATVQTTSAMTDPESDPNTPKKLSSPRQAMHYFLTIFLIGALFLVLYFMFFMKSRRRIRRSRAETYEFDIIDTDSEYDSTLDNGTSGIAEPGEVEDFDFDLSDEDHLASLSSSDNGDTEHTIDNVLTNENPFNDPIIQEPPNDSSGKTVSNGVQELQPGVPLSSRQS, encoded by the coding sequence ATGAAGGTGAGGAAATATATTATTCTATGCCTTTGGTGGGCCCTTTCAACACACATTTTTGTACTATCACAACAAATTCCATTAAAGGACCATACATTGCGACAGTATTTTGCTGTAGAGAGCAATGAGACGTTGTCCCGCTTGGAAGAGATGCACCCAAATTGGCAATATGAACATGACGTTCGAGGACTGCCCAACCATTAcgttttttccaaaaaattgCTGCAGTTGGGAAAGAGATCTTCactaaaagaaatacaaTACAGCTATAACGACCACATATTATCAGTTCATGATTTATCTCCGCGTAATGACTTGTTTAAGAGGCTGCCTGTACCCGCCCCACCAACGGACTCGAGCTTGTTGCCAGTAAAAGAAGCTGAGGATAAACTTAGCATAAATGATCCTCTTTTTGAAAGGCAGTGGCATTTAGTCAATCCAAGTTTCCCCGGAAGTGATATAAACGTTCTGGATGTATGgtacaataatattacaGGCGCTGGAGTTGTGGCTGCCATTGTAGATGATGGTCTTGATTACGAAAATGAAGACTTGAAGGATAATTTTTGTGCGGAAGGTTCATGGGATTTCAACGACAACACTAATTTGCCAAAACCGAGATTGTTAGACGACTATCATGGTACTAGGTGTGCAGGTGAAATCGCTGCGAAAAAAGGTAACAATTTTTGTGGTATTGGTGTAGGCTATAATGCTAAAATCTCAGGAATAAGAATATTATCCGGTGAACTTACTACAGAAGATGAAGCTGCCTCATTGATTTATGGCTTGGACACAAATGACATCTATTCCTGCTCATGGGGACCAGCGGATGATGGAAGACATTTACAAGGACCTAGTGACTTGGTAAAGAAGGCTTTGGTGAAGGGTGTTACTGAGGGAAGAGATTCCAAGGGCGCAATCTACGTATTTGCCAGTGGAAATGGTGGCGCTCATGGTGATAACTGTAATTACGATGGTTATACTAATTCCATATATTCTATTACTATTGGAGCTATCGATCACAAAGATCTACACCCTCCTTATTCTGAGGGTTGTTCTGCTGTCATGGCAGTTACATATTCTTCAGGCTCAGGAGAATATATTCATTCAAGTGACATTAATGGTAGATGCAGTAATAGCCATGGTGGAACATCTGCAGCTGCTCCATTGGCAGCTGGTGTTTACACTTTGCTGTTAGAAGCAAATCCAAGCCTGACTTGGAGAGACGTGCAGTATTTATCAATTTTATCTGCCGTAGCattagaaaagaatactGATGGAGATTGGAAAGATAGTGCTATGGGGAAGAAATACTCTCATCGTTACGGCTTTGGTAAAATTGATGCCTATAAATTGATTGAAATGGCTAAGACCTGGGAGAATGTTAATCCGCAAACATGGTTTTACTTGCCAACATCATATGTTTCCCAGTCCACGAACTCTACAGACGAGATCTTAGAATCTGTTATAAACATATCAGAGAAAAGTCTCAAAGGCGCCAACTTTAAGAGAATTGAACATGTCACAGTAACAGTAGATATTGACACAAAAATTAGAGGAACCACTACCATAGACCTAATTTCACCGGCGGGGATAGTCTCAAATCTTGGAGTTGTGAGACCAAGAGATTTGTCGTCAGATGGATTCAGAGACTGGACATTCATGTCTGTAGCGCATTGGGGTGAAAGCGGCGTAGGTGATTGGAAAATAAAGGTTAGAACAACAGAAAATGGAAACAGTATTGATTTCCACAGTTGGAGGTTGAAGTTTTTTGGGGAATCCATTGACCCGTCTAAAACAGAAAGTTTTGTCTTTGGAAACGACAAAGAGGAGGCGGAACCAACTAACTCAGAGGGGGCTGTATTACAACCGTTTACCAGTACAACTTCCGTTTCCGATAGCATGACTTCTATTTCCTCTACGTCACCTGGTGTAAGATCCTCTGCCACCGTCCAAACTACTAGTGCTATGACTGACCCTGAATCTGATCCAAACACTCctaaaaaactttcttcacCAAGGCAAGCAatgcattattttttaaccatttttttgatcGGTGCCCTATTTTTGGTATTATACTTCATGTTTTTTAtgaaatcaagaagaagaatcagGAGGTCAAGAGCAGAAACTTATGAATTTGACATTATTGATACTGACTCTGAATACGATTCCACTTTAGATAACGGCACTTCTGGAATTGCGGAACCTGGGGAAGTCGAAGACTTTGATTTTGACTTATCAGATGAAGATCATCTTGCAAGTTTATCTTCATCAGATAACGGCGATACCGAACACACAATCGATAACGTGTTAACAAATGAGAACCCCTTCAATGACCCTATAATTCAAGAGCCTCCAAACGACAGTAGCGGAAAGACTGTTTCCAATGGAGTACAAGAATTACAGCCTGGAGTGCCTTTGTCTTCCAGACAGTCATGA
- the YTP1 gene encoding Ytp1p (similar to Saccharomyces cerevisiae YTP1 (YNL237W); ancestral locus Anc_2.7): MTKPNTKTIHGFSKIISICLLACFFIDKVYGDMENDMGMDDTSEYTRPEIVNAGSKSFHWLCTLGFLLLLPSVVTCLSFAGKIYSATFLQCICASYAFLEAAVFRFQDNNGVENRTSRGTAWFLAGLTWISVFFGGLAGGTGFLVRSKRLQTFTSNTGEKTLSYVHRGLSFLTVLTGWIKVCLAPVALFGFCRETHTGQCIAHGIMGSAFVLYGFIYVFVLVVPWIRSDQTSYSQDYVDSWVMCVWGVVNTFTEHRWGREGWSVHDYQHTFMGIIWWAGGILGIFLSRNGRRTFVPSLIIIFTGWAMSEHAQHLIISTKVHNMFGLVLMCGGALRIIEISFLLKDKRTLEKIHSFQYLAPFCLVCSGLLFMGANEEQLILVLRLGGDHSAYVLLIVSGAFLVYFWMVACLEFYLYLIEKEKQGFLPKPYDLQNENNNVGLELNNISDNDVDMYAHSFNV; this comes from the coding sequence ATGACAAAACCTAACACGAAAACGATCCATGGGTTCTCCAAAATTATAAGCATATGTTTACTGGCATGTTTTTTCATCGATAAAGTTTACGGTGATATGGAAAACGACATGGGAATGGATGATACTTCTGAGTACACTAGGCCGGAAATTGTGAACGCTGGatcaaaatcttttcacTGGCTCTGCACGCTAGGATTTCTGTTGCTTTTACCATCTGTGGTCACATGCCTCTCGTTTGCCGGAAAGATATATTCTGCCACGTTTTTACAATGTATTTGTGCTTCCTATGCCTTCTTGGAAGCTGCTGTATTTAGATTTCAAGACAACAACGGGGTTGAAAACAGAACTTCAAGGGGAACTGCATGGTTTTTGGCGGGACTTACCTGGATATCTGTATTCTTTGGAGGATTAGCGGGAGGAACTGGCTTCTTAGTCAGGAGCAAGAGATTGCAAACGTTCACATCAAATACAGGTGAGAAAACACTGTCATACGTTCATCGCGGTTTATCCTTTTTAACTGTTCTTACGGGTTGGATTAAAGTTTGCTTAGCACCAGTTGCGCTCTTTGGATTCTGTAGAGAGACACATACAGGGCAGTGCATCGCCCATGGTATCATGGGATCCGCGTTTGTACTATACGGGTTCATTTATGTGTTTGTTTTGGTCGTGCCATGGATTCGCAGTGATCAAACTTCATACTCTCAGGATTATGTGGACAGTTGGGTAATGTGCGTATGGGGCGTTGTGAATACCTTTACGGAACATAGATGGGGACGTGAAGGATGGAGTGTTCATGATTACCAACATACATTTATGGGAATTATCTGGTGGGCCGGTGGTATACTGGGGATTTTCCTTTCTAGAAATGGTAGACGAACATTTGTGCCTAGTTtaatcattattttcaccGGCTGGGCCATGTCTGAACACGCTCAGCATTTAATAATTAGTACAAAAGTGCACAACATGTTTGGGTTGGTTTTGATGTGTGGAGGTGCCTTAAGAATCATCGAGATATCTTTTCTGCtaaaagacaaaagaacACTAGAAAAGATACATTCATTTCAATACCTCGCCCCTTTTTGCCTAGTATGCTCAGGTCTCCTGTTTATGGGTGCAAATGAAGAGCAGCTCATTCTAGTATTGAGGCTGGGTGGGGACCATAGTGCGTATGTTTTACTTATCGTTTCTGGTGCATTTCTAGTCTACTTCTGGATGGTTGCATGCTTGGAATTTTATCTATACttgattgaaaaggaaaaacaagGATTCCTTCCGAAGCCATACGACCTTCAAAACGAAAACAATAACGTCGGACTTGAgttaaataatatatcGGACAATGACGTGGATATGTATGCACATTCCTTTAATGTTTGA
- the LAP3 gene encoding bleomycin hydrolase (similar to Saccharomyces cerevisiae LAP3 (YNL239W); ancestral locus Anc_2.5), which translates to MSSSIDISKINSWNKDFQSDLSHQLATTVLKNCNADDVLLNKTRLQKQDTRVFNTVVSTDSTPVTNQRSSGRCWLFAATNQLRLNVLSELNLKEFELSQAYLFFYDKLEKANYFLDQIVSSADQDVDSRLVQYLLTSPTEDGGQYSMFLNLVKKYGLIPKDLYGDLPYSTTASRKWNSLLTTKLREFAETLRTALKECSADDPKIIAMREQMQREIFRLMSLFMDLPPVHPNEQFTWEYVDKDKKIHTIKSTPLEFASKYAKLDVSLPVSLINDPRHPYGKLIKIDRLGNVLGGDAVIYLNVDNETLSKLVVKRLQSNKAVFFGSHTPKFMDKKTGVMDIELWNYPAIGYNLSQRKASRIKYHESLMTHAMLITGCHVDETSNLPIRYRVENSWGKDSGKDGLYVMSQEYFEEYCFQIVVDINELPEELALKFTSGKEEPIILPIWDPMGALAK; encoded by the coding sequence atgtcttcttccatCGATATCAGCAAAATCAACTCTTGGAATAAAGATTTCCAGTCTGATTTGAGCCATCAATTGGCTACTACCGTTCTCAAGAACTGTAATGCCGATGATGTGTTGCTGAACAAAACTAGACTTCAAAAACAAGACACCAGAGTCTTTAACACTGTTGTCTCCACTGATTCTACCCCAGTTACCAACCAAAGAAGCTCTGGGAGATGTTGGCTGTTTGCTGCTACCAATCAGTTACGTTTGAACGTCCTTTCTGAATTAAACTTGAAAGAATTCGAACTATCCCAGGCttacttgtttttttaCGATAAACTGGAGAAGGCCAACTATTTCCTGGACCAGATCGTCTCCTCTGCTGATCAGGATGTTGATTCACGTCTAGTGCAATATTTGTTGACGTCTCCAACCGAAGATGGTGGCCAGTATAGCATGTTTTTGAACTTGGTCAAGAAGTACGGCCTTATCCCCAAGGACTTATACGGGGATTTGCCCTATTCTACTACTGCTTCCAGAAAATGGAACTCTTTGTTGACTACTAAGTTAAGAGAATTTGCTGAAACTCTAAGAACAGCCTTGAAGGAGTGTTCTGCAGACGATCCCAAAATTATCGCTATGAGAGAGCAAATGCAAAGAGAAATCTTTAGATTGATGTCGTTGTTCATGGACTTACCACCAGTGCATCCCAACGAACAATTCACGTGGGAATATGTCGACaaagacaagaaaattCACACTATCAAATCGACTCCATTGGAGTTTGCCTCCAAATATGCAAAACTGGACGTTTCCTTGCCAGTTTCATTAATCAACGATCCAAGACACCCATACGGTAAGCTAATTAAGATCGATCGTTTAGGTAATGTCCTTGGTGGTGACGCTGTCATTTATTTGAATGTTGATAATGAAACACTGTCCAAGTTGGTCGTCAAGAGATTACAAAGTAACAAGGCCGTCTTTTTCGGATCCCACACTCCAAAATTTATGGACAAGAAAACTGGTGTCATGGATATCGAACTGTGGAATTATCCTGCCATCGGCTACAACTTATCTCAGCGAAAGGCATCGCGTATAAAGTACCATGAAAGTTTGATGACTCATGCAATGTTGATCACTGGTTGTCACGTTGATGAAACCTCTAACTTGCCAATTCGTTACCGTGTTGAAAATTCCTGGGGCAAAGACTCTGGTAAAGATGGATTATACGTGATGAGTCAAGAATATTTCGAGGAATactgttttcaaattgtaGTTGATATCAACGAATTGCCTGAAGAATTAGCTTTGAAATTTACCTCGGGTAAAGAAGAACCCATTATCTTGCCCATCTGGGATCCAATGGGTGCTTTGGCCAAATAA
- the NAR1 gene encoding iron-sulfur cluster assembly protein NAR1 (similar to Saccharomyces cerevisiae NAR1 (YNL240C); ancestral locus Anc_2.4), with protein sequence MSALLSEADLNDFISPALACVKPTQVSGAKKENTNADGEYEVSTDPDQLEKVSITLSDCLACSGCITSSEEILLSSQSHSVFLKNWGELSQQQDKFLVVSVSPQCRLSLAQYYGLTLEAADLCLMNFFQTQFRCKYMVGTEMGRIVSINKTVEKIIAHKNQAQPQTQDPRADRKPLLSAVCPGFLIYTEKTKPQLAPMLLNVKSPQQITGSLIKNTFKNLAIPPDTFYHLSLMPCFDKKLEASRPESLDDGIDCVITPRELVTMLQELKLDFKSFVTEDTSLYARLSPPGWDPQVHWASNLGGTCGGYAYQYVAAVQRLHPGSQITVLEGKNSDIVEYRLQHSDDIIAAASELSGFRNIQNLVRKLTSGAGSERKRNITALRKRRTGPSANSRKMAAATADPFHSDYIEVNACPGACMNGGGLLNGEQNSLKRKQLVQTLNNRHGQELAMVDPLALGPKLEEAAVRPLSIEYVFAPVKQATEKDLVSVGSTW encoded by the coding sequence ATGAGTGCCTTATTATCGGAAGCAGACCTCAACGATTTCATTAGTCCTGCCCTTGCGTGTGTGAAACCTACGCAGGTGAGTGGGgccaagaaagaaaacactAACGCGGACGGCGAATACGAAGTGAGCACGGACCCTGACCAACTAGAGAAGGTCTCTATCACGCTATCAGACTGCCTCGCGTGTTCTGGCTGCATAACGTCTAGTGAGGAAATTTTACTGAGCAGCCAAAGCCACTCGGTGTTCCTGAAAAACTGGGGGGAGCTTTCACAACAGCAAGACAAGTTTCTCGTCGTGAGCGTTTCACCCCAATGTAGACTGTCTCTTGCGCAGTACTATGGCTTGACTTTGGAGGCGGCCGATTTGTGCTTGAtgaatttcttccaaaCGCAGTTCCGATGCAAGTACATGGTTGGCACGGAGATGGGCAGAATCGTTTCGATTAACAAGACCGTAGAGAAGATAATTGCGCATAAAAACCAAGCCCAACCTCAAACCCAAGACCCCCGTGCAGACCGCAAGCCTCTGTTGTCTGCAGTGTGTCCCGGCTTCCTTATATATACGGAGAAGACAAAGCCGCAATTGGCGCCTATGCTTCTCAACGTCAAGTCGCCCCAGCAGATAACGGGCTCGCTCATCAAAAACACCTTCAAGAATCTCGCTATCCCACCTGACACCTTCTACCACCTGTCCCTAATGCCTTGTTTCGACAAGAAGTTGGAAGCCTCCAGGCCGGAGTCGCTTGACGACGGCATCGACTGCGTCATCACGCCCCGCGAACTAGTCACCATGTTacaagaattgaaattgGACTTCAAGTCCTTTGTTACTGAAGACACAAGTCTATATGCGCGCCTATCGCCGCCAGGATGGGACCCTCAAGTCCACTGGGCGTCGAATCTAGGCGGCACCTGTGGTGGCTATGCCTACCAGTACGTAGCAGCTGTCCAGAGATTACACCCGGGAAGTCAGATTACTGTCCTAGAGGGCAAAAATAGCGACATTGTCGAGTACCGATTACAACACTCTGACGACATAATAGCCGCCGCTAGCGAGCTCTCCGGTTTTAGAAACATTCAAAACCTGGTGCGCAAACTGACCTCGGGCGCCGGCTCCGAGCGCAAGAGGAACATCACCGCTCTGCGGAAAAGACGAACGGGCCCTAGTGCAAACTCACGAAAGATGGCGGCCGCAACGGCCGACCCATTCCACTCTGACTACATCGAGGTGAACGCCTGCCCGGGTGCGTGCATGAACGGTGGTGGTCTACTCAACGGTGAGCAAAACAGTCTGAAGCGGAAGCAGTTGGTTCAGACCTTAAATAACCGCCATGGACAGGAGCTTGCAATGGTGGACCCACTGGCTCTGGGACCCAAGTTAGAGGAAGCGGCAGTTCGCCCGCTTTCAATAGAGTACGTCTTTGCGCCTGTCAAGCAAGCCACCGAGAAGGATCTTGTCTCTGTTGGCAGTACCTGGTAA
- the SIN4 gene encoding Sin4p (similar to Saccharomyces cerevisiae SIN4 (YNL236W); ancestral locus Anc_2.8), with translation MILGEHLMSWSKTGIIAYSDSQSPNANICLTFLESINGINWRFHTPQKYVLHPQLHEVQYPENNSSSSNHSTISSVNGSTAAGIGSTPNFGSNTNKSTPQFFYNISSIHWNNWFSLPGDMLAVCDELGNMTMLITGQRPDRATTYEKLTMVFQDNVYKIYNHVMPLKPVDKLKPMNIERKQTRKEYNTSILEFHWLTSSKSVIVSQFCAFDSSSNTYRSRAQQVPPYGVFHPPFIKYACLAIRKNGQIDFWYQFSNSKDHKKITLQLLNSSNQRFKDLQWLEFARITPMSDDQCMLITTYSKLSKNISFYKLHVNWNLNTAKPNILNDPSLKIQFILSTTLDPTDDEGHVLKLANLHVVSKSSIEKDPSPEILVLYNVCDTSKSLVKRYRLTRTQLSAEYLVILKPDLNIDRNNPTNQIFPSRRYNLRRHSDIILDKKVTLITSEMFDGFVSFYFEDGTIESYNQNDWKLETERLISQSQLGKFKNIIASPLSAGFNYGKLPLPPSIEWVKVSPSMCGVIVKQYSKKWPQFYAASQKNYTDPEKDSINATALAFGYVKSLHKQISAEDLTIAAKTHILRILSLDKKRAKDFITTLLKSLYSFFNISPDAPKEIMDKIITSRPLQKIMLLQLELGSCFSHENIEEMARVILYLKNVLFAFNGVARNFHFAIEQISNNSNQQQNPKLFQTIFSKQDLIHSLIPVARWFVKFVTYLTQEILILINDPTNKDYTLVHGIFGAKMSRTLILSILNEIKKVTQIVTKFPETAYPILNESSTFLKLVLSESPVDFEKFETFLVDVNNKFIALCEQQPSQEREFSLLVKAEIPPEYAKVGEFLLQYANNAVISHANAAAVYFADTSGLKISSAEFFNHEIFHLLQPLEKGLIIDTDQLPKNNRTSKSFSTLLYDDVTCDKLSKSEISDGKLKRCSRCGSVTRAGNTISSDKTIVPTSIQTKRWPTMYTRLCICSGMLFEMDG, from the coding sequence ATGATATTAGGAGAGCATTTAATGAGTTGGTCCAAGACCGGTATCATTGCGTATAGCGACTCACAATCGCCAAATGCAAATATTTGTCTCACATTTTTAGAATCAATTAATGGAATAAATTGGCGATTCCATACACCTCAAAAATATGTTTTGCACCCACAATTACACGAAGTTCAATACCCTGAAAATAACAGTAGTTCAAGTAATCACTCGACAATATCTTCTGTGAACGGATCAACTGCAGCTGGTATAGGAAGCACTCCAAATTTTGGAAGCAATACCAATAAGTCCACTCCACAGTTCTTCTACAACATATCATCCATTCATTGGAATAACTGGTTTAGTTTACCTGGGGATATGTTAGCTGTATGTGATGAACTAGGGAATATGACCATGTTAATTACTGGGCAACGCCCTGATCGTGCTACTACCTATGAAAAGTTAACAATGGTATTCCAAGATAATGTCTACAAAATCTATAATCACGTTATGCCGTTAAAACCTGTCGATAAGCTGAAACCTATGAACATCGAACGGAAGCAAACAAGAAAGGAATACAACACATCCATTCTTGAGTTTCACTGGCTCACCTCCTCAAAATCCGTGATCGTTTCTCAATTCTGTGCTTTTGACAGTAGTTCTAACACATATAGAAGCAGGGCACAGCAAGTGCCTCCATATGGTGTGTTTCATCCACCCTTTATAAAATATGCGTGTTTGGCAATTAGAAAGAATGGTCAAATCGATTTTTGGTAccaattttcaaattcaaaggatCACAAAAAGATAACATTACAGCTGTTAAACTCATCAAACCAAAGGTTCAAGGACCTTCAATGGCTTGAATTTGCTAGAATCACGCCAATGAGTGATGATCAATGCATGTTAATAACCACGTACTCAAAACTATCCAAGAATATCTCTTTCTACAAGCTACATGTTAATTGGAACCTTAACACTGCCAAACCAAACATTCTAAACGATCCATCCTTAAAGATACAATTTATACTGAGTACTACTCTGGATCCAACGGATGATGAAGGACATGTATTGAAGTTGGCAAATCTTCATGTTGTATCTAAATCATCAATTGAGAAAGATCCTTCCCCAGAAATTTTGGTTTTGTATAATGTTTGCGATACCTCAAAATCATTAGTGAAAAGGTACCGACTCACTCGAACACAACTTTCAGCCGAATACTTAGTAATCTTAAAACCAGATTTGAATATCGACCGAAATAATCCGACAAATCAAATCTTCCCATCACGTCGTTATAACCTTCGTCGCCACAGCGATATTATCCTTGACAAAAAAGTCACTTTAATTACTTCTGAGATGTTTGATGgatttgtttcattttattttgaagatggtaCCATTGAATCCTATAACCAAAATGACTGGAAACTGGAAACTGAACGACTTATAAGTCAGAGTCAGTTaggaaaattcaaaaatatcattgcGTCTCCACTAAGTGCTGGATTTAATTATGGAAAGCTTCCTTTACCACCATCAATTGAATGGGTGAAGGTTTCACCATCCATGTGTGGGGTCATCGTTAAACAGTACAGCAAAAAATGGCCACAATTTTATGCTGCCTCTCAGAAAAACTATACAGATCCTGAAAAGGATTCTATAAACGCTACAGCTTTAGCATTTGGATACGTGAAAAGTTTACACAAACAAATATCTGCCGAAGATTTAACAATTGCTGCTAAAACGCATATACTCAGGATTTTATCTCTGGATAAAAAAAGGGCAAAAGATTTTATCACAACATTGCTTAAAAGTTTGtactcttttttcaatatttctcCTGATGctccaaaagaaattatggATAAAATAATCACAAGCAGACCATTACAAAAGATCATGTTGTTGCAGCTGGAACTTGGCAGTTGCTTTTCGCATGAGAACATCGAAGAAATGGCCAGAGttattctttatttaaAAAATGTTTTGTTTGCTTTCAACGGTGTAGCgagaaattttcattttgccATTGAACAGATAAGTAATAATTCCaaccaacaacaaaatcCAAAGTTATTTCAGACCATATTCTCAAAACAGGATCTCATCCATTCATTGATTCCTGTTGCCAGATGGTTTGTTAAGTTTGTTACTTACTTGACTCAAGAAATCTTAATCTTAATTAACGATCCCACAAACAAAGATTATACGTTAGTTCATGGGATATTTGGGGCCAAAATGTCGAGGACATTGATATTGTCTATTCTCaatgaaataaagaaagttaCTCAAATAGTTACCAAATTTCCAGAAACTGCATACCCAATCTTAAACGAGTCGTCGACTTTCTTAAAACTAGTTCTATCTGAATCACCAGTGGATTTCGAAAAATTCGAAACGTTCTTAGTTGATGTAAATAACAAATTCATTGCATTATGTGAACAACAGCCGTCACAAGAGCGAGAGTTTTCGTTGTTAGTAAAAGCTGAAATCCCCCCTGAATATGCCAAAGTGGGAGAATTCCTTCTGCAGTACGCAAATAATGCAGTGATTTCTCACGCGAATGCGGCGGCGGTATATTTTGCAGACACTAGTGGCTTGAAGATATCTAGTGCCGAGTTCTTCAATCATGAAATATTTCACTTATTGCAACCTTTAGAAAAGGGTTTAATTATTGATACCGATCAACTACCCAAAAATAATAGGACTTCTAAATCGTTCAGCACATTACTGTATGACGATGTAACCTGTGATAAGTTGAGTAAATCAGAAATATCTGATGGAAAACTTAAACGATGCAGTAGGTGCGGATCCGTAACGAGAGCAGGTAACACGATATCAAGTGACAAGACAATTGTACCCACTAGCATTCAAACCAAAAGATGGCCAACCATGTATACAAGGCTGTGTATATGTTCAGGCATGCTCTTTGAGATGGACGGATGA